A window of Bacteroidota bacterium genomic DNA:
GCCTCGGTGGCCGCCGCGCAGCCGGAGCAAGTCGTTTTATTCCCCGGCCAGACCGGGGCCACGCTGCGCGCCTCGCTCGTGGCCGACTACAAACCGGCGTCGGTGCTCTCCGAGGCAGCCGGTAAGGACCGGATGTACGACACCGTCTGGGCCACGGAGGTCGAAGGCGAAGAGGGCGTGGTCGGGGTCTACACCGGCTTCTTCGTGCCGTTCGACTGCCAGCCGTCGTGCGACCCGAGCCAGGACGTGTTCAACGCCGGCAGCGAGAACACGCAGGGGATCAACCAGGAGCACGTCTGGCCCCGCGCCGAGGGGGCCGGCAGCGGCAACGCCGAGCGCGACCTCCACCACCTCGCGCCCACCTTCGTCCGCGCCAACGCCGACCGCGGCACCCTCCCCTTCGCCGAAATCGACGACGTCCAGACTGACGACTGGTACATCGAGAACACGGTTACCGGCACGCGGCCGACCGAGAACCTCGACGCCTACAGCGAGCGCAACCGGGGGACGGCCTTCGAGCCACGCGAGGGCTTCAAGGGCGACGTGGCCCGGGCGATGGTGTATTTCTACACGATGTACGAGGCCCAGGCCGACGACGCATTCTGGGCGCAGCAGCACGATACCTTCCTCCGCTGGCACGAACTCGACAGAACCGATCAGGCCGAGTACGACCGCACCTTCGTAATCGCGGGCTTCCAGGGCGACCGCCCCAACCCGTTCGTGCTCGACTCGACGCTCGTCCGCCGCGCCTTCTTCCCGCCCATCGTCAGCACTGAGGCTGCCGTGCCCGAAGGTGGGTTCAGCCTCTCCCCCGCTTCGCCCAACCCGTTCGCCTCGGCCACGCGCTTCACGCTCACCGTCGGCCGGCCGCAGCCGGTCCGCGTCGAGGTCTTCGACGTGCTCGGCCGCCGCATGGCCCTCCTGCACGACGGTCCCGTCAGTGCCGGCGCTCCGCTCCGTCTGAGGCTGGAAGCGGGCACGCTGCCGCCGGGGCTGTACCTCTACCGCGCCACCGGTGAGACGGTCCAGGCCACGCGCCGCGTCACACTCGCGCGGTAGTCCAGACCCGACGTATTCCCCCTATTTCTCCACTAGCACCTCGCCCGTCATTGCCTCAGGCACGGGGACGCCCATCAGAGTCAGGATCGTCGGGGCGATATCGCCGAGCTTGCCGGGGCGAATCGACCCGCCGAAGCCGTCGCGGAGGATGAGGTGCGGGACGAGGGCCGTCGTGTGGGCCGTGTGCGGACTGCCGTCGGGGTTCCTGAGCTTGTCGGCGTTGCCGTGGTCGGCGATGATCTGGACGGTGTAGCCCTCGGCCTGCGCGGCCTCGACCACCACCTTCGCCGCCGCGTCTACGGCCTCGACCGCCCGGACCGCCGCCTCGAAGACGCCGGTGTGGCCGACCATGTCGGGGTTGGCGAAGTTGAGGACGACGAGGTCGGGGCGGTCCGTGCGCAGCGCCTCGGCGACCGCCTCGGCGAGCGGGGCGGCGCTCATCTCGGGCTGGAGGTCGTAGGTCGGGACCTTCGGGCTCGGGACGAGGATGCGCTG
This region includes:
- a CDS encoding endonuclease, yielding MPLLALVALLLTASVAAAQPEQVVLFPGQTGATLRASLVADYKPASVLSEAAGKDRMYDTVWATEVEGEEGVVGVYTGFFVPFDCQPSCDPSQDVFNAGSENTQGINQEHVWPRAEGAGSGNAERDLHHLAPTFVRANADRGTLPFAEIDDVQTDDWYIENTVTGTRPTENLDAYSERNRGTAFEPREGFKGDVARAMVYFYTMYEAQADDAFWAQQHDTFLRWHELDRTDQAEYDRTFVIAGFQGDRPNPFVLDSTLVRRAFFPPIVSTEAAVPEGGFSLSPASPNPFASATRFTLTVGRPQPVRVEVFDVLGRRMALLHDGPVSAGAPLRLRLEAGTLPPGLYLYRATGETVQATRRVTLAR